The Humulus lupulus chromosome 4, drHumLupu1.1, whole genome shotgun sequence genome has a window encoding:
- the LOC133830703 gene encoding uncharacterized protein LOC133830703, whose protein sequence is MAGASSSSSSFAEILTEIPELRGDNFKIWKERVLLHLGCADMDYAIRKDEPAAITATSIAAQIALYEKWERSNRLSIMFIMSKIPLGMRGSVEQPEKVKDLIKLIDEQFDTSDKPLYNNLIHQFSSTKLTGVKGVREHISKMRDISAQLKKLDVVIPETFLVHYILNHLPPQYGPFKISYNTHKDKWTINELITMCAQEEARLLQEQGESAHMATQGKKRKPSKKDKGKNKVPPQGDIKKDSIKCFFCKKKGHAKKECAKFKKWMDDKGFTKPKEASGK, encoded by the exons atggctggag cttcttcatcatcctctagttttgctgaaatccttaccgaaattcctgagcttaggggtgataatttcaaaatctggaaggaacgagttcttcttcatttaggctgcgccgacatggactacgcaataaggaaggacgaacctgctgcaatcactgcgactagcattgctgctcagatcgcactatatgagaaatgggagcggtccaatcgcctcagcatcatgttcatcatgtccaagatccctctgggaatgcgtggatcggtggagcaacctgagaaagtcaaagacttgatcaaactgatcgatgagcagttcgacacttcggacaaaccactttacaacaacctcatccaccagttctcatccacaaaactcaccggtgtcaaaggagttagagaacatatttcaaagatgagggacatttctgctcaactgaagaaactcgatgtagtcattcctgaaaccttcctggtccactacatccttaaccatcttccacctcaatatgggcctttcaaaatttcctacaacacacataaggacaaatggactatcaatgaactgataaccatgtgtgctcaagaagaagcaaggctcctgcaggaacaaggtgaaagtgctcacatggccacccaaggcaagaaacgcaaaccatccaagaaggacaaggggaaaaataaagtgcctccccaaggcgatataaagaaggattccatcaaatgttttttctgcaaaaagaagggacatgcgaaaaaggaatgcgccaagttcaagaaatggatggacgacaaag ggtttacaaaacctaaggaagccagtgggaagtga